The Anaerotignum faecicola DNA window TGTCTTTTATTACTGACAAATTTGTTCCATCATGATATAATTCAAACAGATAGGAGGCGAATTATGAATCGACAAGAAACAAAATTTACATTTGTATATAACGAAATTAAGCAGTGTATTTTGGAGGGCCAAATACTTCCTGGAAATGCCTTGCCATCTTCAAGGATGTATTGTGACCAATTCCATGTAAGCAGATATACGATTAACCGCGTTTTTGAAGCATTGAGGGAGGAAGGACTGGTGAATATTCAGCCTCGCCTTGCGCCGATTGTTGTTTCAACAAAAGATACTTCTAATCCATCAAATACTGTTTTCGAAATTTTAAAACAAAAGGAAGGTATTTTACAAATATATCAGACCTCTGCTTTAATACTGCCTTCACTTCTGGTTTTTGCTTTGCAGGGCTGTGATGTGGA harbors:
- a CDS encoding winged helix-turn-helix domain-containing protein, producing MNRQETKFTFVYNEIKQCILEGQILPGNALPSSRMYCDQFHVSRYTINRVFEALREEGLVNIQPRLAPIVVSTKDTSNPSNTVFEILKQKEGILQIYQTSALILPSLLVFALQGCDV